A region of Candidatus Defluviilinea gracilis DNA encodes the following proteins:
- a CDS encoding DEAD/DEAH box helicase → MQYLWISPHFMYRYNEWHRVNNERANARLALKGIIQFAIEPEKNDILKLPHITSSTILDGKLEFKVAYNDSVADVVMLLDFQKSDVKPGEIKSIEGTRALLLSDDVIRGWVGNGTAWESYCKGLCDAALIDSTKKRPNNFKFYGSVSSIFLPSEYRRMHMVDLGSIGLNVILGEFDSMLWASHGKVSQTVKQPRGTEIDSWERLHSALTNRYSRIHPTLTWRLSTPPPPISPSETADTWVNKEQLKEIGITTAEEIKAVMACRQDDDLINLIDILNESQWTKLDMLYSRHLAQIRRRDEKTVGSIAQYELNISGSREANSADYDKWQVLLTSIQKDIVNKSLLLPIRLKGGPGTGKTLTAVLRAAALLKHAKEMEEPFRLGFFVFNRDLGRKIYQQFLTLGLAGFLNGSEPQQLVVTNLMEWCEKFLDLDNRGIEPIAPYRAERMDKQREALYNLVIEEAKNSLVSQEYENLWKEFDTRSKNGLREIETEISQFIKAKGIPSLSAYLGEQKPTQWVRQTDKEFRKFVWEVYQVYDSTLKSLRMVDADDLVNDCFRQVSQTVWQKFDKEKQGFDYLILDEAHDFFRHQIHLMAALVKDERNIMMCYDEGQMVYSRYPTLREMGYDTNERFYIRRLEVNFRNSKQILASLQALIAAYPVYDYNSLWGQITSNPKSPESPKPNSQGYQSDSGMMRATAALVKKHIENGVDPREIAIICFDDDTLKNIESIVVREADIKIHHLTGQGKHPPKNSVVLTTARQVKGEQFDVCILVGASRDNLPDFRGGEGEVWFSQKREDDFRLFAVAMSRCKRHLYFVWTGTQPSEFIEAMGDTIEVHG, encoded by the coding sequence ATGCAATACTTATGGATTTCCCCACACTTCATGTACCGCTACAATGAATGGCATCGAGTAAATAACGAGCGCGCTAATGCACGACTGGCATTAAAAGGAATTATACAATTTGCGATTGAGCCTGAAAAGAACGATATTTTAAAACTACCGCACATAACCTCTTCAACCATATTGGACGGAAAATTAGAATTCAAAGTTGCCTACAATGATAGTGTCGCAGACGTGGTTATGCTACTTGATTTCCAAAAATCAGATGTGAAGCCAGGTGAGATCAAGTCAATCGAAGGAACTCGAGCCCTACTGTTATCTGACGATGTAATTCGAGGTTGGGTAGGCAACGGAACGGCATGGGAGAGTTATTGCAAAGGTCTATGCGACGCAGCACTTATAGATTCAACCAAAAAACGACCAAACAATTTCAAGTTCTATGGAAGCGTTTCTTCTATCTTTTTGCCGTCAGAATACAGAAGAATGCATATGGTTGATCTGGGTAGTATTGGATTAAATGTCATTCTTGGCGAGTTCGATTCGATGTTATGGGCATCTCATGGAAAAGTTTCTCAGACTGTCAAACAACCCAGAGGAACAGAAATAGATTCTTGGGAAAGGCTCCACTCAGCATTAACCAATCGTTATTCCAGAATCCATCCAACACTAACTTGGAGATTATCTACGCCACCTCCACCTATCTCCCCATCTGAAACTGCTGATACATGGGTTAATAAAGAACAATTAAAGGAAATTGGTATCACTACCGCCGAAGAAATCAAAGCCGTGATGGCTTGCCGCCAAGACGATGACTTAATTAATCTTATTGATATTCTTAACGAAAGTCAATGGACAAAGCTGGATATGTTATACAGTCGTCATTTGGCACAAATACGACGGCGAGACGAAAAAACAGTTGGCTCTATTGCGCAATATGAACTTAATATATCGGGGTCCAGGGAAGCAAATAGCGCCGATTACGACAAATGGCAGGTATTGTTGACATCAATACAAAAAGATATTGTAAATAAATCTCTACTTTTACCGATCAGGTTAAAAGGTGGACCCGGCACGGGAAAGACTTTAACCGCCGTGCTACGTGCTGCTGCTCTTCTTAAGCATGCAAAAGAGATGGAAGAACCGTTCCGCTTAGGTTTTTTCGTTTTCAATCGCGATTTAGGAAGAAAAATCTACCAGCAATTTCTAACCCTAGGATTAGCAGGTTTCTTGAATGGCTCAGAGCCTCAACAACTTGTCGTAACCAATTTAATGGAATGGTGCGAGAAATTTCTAGACTTAGACAACCGCGGTATAGAACCTATTGCTCCGTACCGTGCGGAACGAATGGACAAGCAACGTGAAGCGTTATACAACTTAGTCATTGAAGAAGCCAAAAATTCTTTGGTAAGTCAGGAATATGAAAACCTTTGGAAAGAGTTTGACACTCGATCTAAAAACGGCCTGCGAGAAATTGAAACAGAAATATCGCAATTTATCAAAGCAAAAGGCATCCCATCCTTAAGCGCATATCTTGGCGAACAAAAGCCTACCCAATGGGTTAGACAAACCGACAAGGAATTCAGAAAATTTGTATGGGAAGTATATCAAGTATACGACTCAACTCTTAAATCATTGCGCATGGTAGACGCAGACGATTTAGTAAATGACTGCTTCCGCCAAGTTAGCCAAACGGTTTGGCAAAAATTTGACAAGGAGAAACAAGGTTTTGATTATTTAATTCTCGACGAGGCGCATGATTTTTTCAGACATCAAATTCATTTAATGGCGGCACTTGTGAAGGACGAACGCAATATTATGATGTGTTATGATGAAGGACAAATGGTTTACTCGCGTTATCCTACATTACGCGAAATGGGGTATGACACCAATGAAAGATTCTACATCCGAAGATTGGAAGTAAATTTCCGCAATTCCAAACAAATTCTTGCATCTTTACAAGCATTGATTGCCGCATATCCTGTATATGACTACAATTCACTATGGGGGCAAATAACGTCTAACCCAAAATCTCCCGAATCCCCAAAACCTAATTCACAAGGATATCAAAGCGATTCCGGAATGATGCGTGCAACCGCCGCCTTAGTAAAAAAACACATTGAGAATGGGGTAGACCCTCGAGAAATTGCAATAATATGTTTCGACGATGACACACTAAAAAATATCGAGTCGATTGTTGTGAGAGAAGCGGATATTAAAATTCATCATCTCACTGGTCAAGGTAAACACCCGCCTAAAAATTCTGTTGTTCTAACCACAGCAAGGCAAGTTAAGGGTGAGCAATTTGATGTATGTATACTTGTTGGTGCTAGCAGAGACAACTTACCTGATTTCAGGGGAGGCGAAGGCGAAGTTTGGTTTTCTCAAAAACGTGAAGATGATTTCAGACTGTTTGCAGTTGCAATGAGTCGTTGTAAACGGCACTTATATTTTGTGTGGACAGGTACTCAGCCTAGTGAGTTTATTGAGGCTATGGGAGATACTATTGAGGTACATGGGTAA
- a CDS encoding SCP2 sterol-binding domain-containing protein — protein sequence MPPTVRELMTETILTAFQPDKAKGVDTIVQFIFTGAQASNWYVVVKDQKCESVEGLHPDPKMTMTVDSEDYIKIANGELDATMAFMKGKVKVSGDMGVALGMGKYFVFEK from the coding sequence ATGCCACCCACCGTCCGCGAGTTGATGACTGAAACCATCCTGACCGCCTTCCAGCCTGACAAAGCCAAAGGCGTGGACACGATCGTGCAATTCATATTCACAGGAGCGCAGGCATCCAACTGGTACGTGGTCGTCAAAGATCAGAAGTGCGAATCCGTTGAAGGTTTGCACCCAGACCCAAAAATGACGATGACCGTGGACTCGGAGGATTACATCAAGATCGCCAACGGCGAGTTGGACGCCACAATGGCGTTCATGAAAGGCAAGGTCAAGGTGAGCGGCGACATGGGGGTTGCGCTTGGTATGGGCAAGTATTTCGTCTTCGAAAAATAG
- a CDS encoding GNAT family N-acetyltransferase has protein sequence MQPLETPRGNVAFRTANFADVPKFRELRLFALKDTPSAFSADYFASLNAPTSYWEGRLKPSEGSIMFFAEHEGNLVGMIGIQRGDRPKTRHSAGIWGVYVLPEWRGFRIAASLIDSCAIWAKSRKVEILKLAVVTANQPAIRCYERCGFKTYGTDPRVICYEGNYYDEYLMAKEIAKA, from the coding sequence ATGCAACCATTAGAAACACCGAGGGGAAATGTCGCTTTTCGAACCGCCAATTTTGCAGATGTTCCAAAATTCCGCGAACTGAGGCTGTTTGCCTTGAAAGACACTCCCTCCGCATTCAGCGCCGACTACTTTGCAAGCCTGAATGCGCCAACAAGTTACTGGGAAGGTCGCCTGAAACCAAGCGAGGGTTCGATCATGTTCTTTGCGGAACACGAGGGCAACTTGGTCGGCATGATCGGCATCCAGCGAGGAGATCGCCCGAAAACCCGTCATAGCGCTGGCATTTGGGGCGTGTATGTTCTGCCCGAATGGCGCGGGTTTCGCATCGCCGCCTCGTTGATCGATTCGTGCGCGATCTGGGCGAAATCGCGCAAGGTGGAAATTCTCAAACTCGCGGTAGTAACCGCCAACCAACCCGCTATCCGTTGTTATGAACGGTGCGGATTCAAAACCTACGGGACCGATCCGCGCGTCATTTGCTACGAGGGCAATTACTACGACGAATATCTAATGGCGAAAGAAATCGCCAAAGCATAA
- the nrfD gene encoding polysulfide reductase NrfD, whose product MQTDIHIPRFRFGKKSVDIFPYWIGLLTLGILFGMYGAFVVLRDGLDVTGLTNKVPWGLWVVMDLASISLGGSAFVFGVIVYLMKLKRFEIVAKLAVLLGFLGYTTAGMVIWFDLGQPFRFWHPMVFWQPHSLLWEITMCVILYLGVLSAEILPVVVEHSFFYEHSLHKRYPIVKKLVELAKKLAHWLHKLVPVLAVVGLTLSLLHQASLGAYYSVLNGRGVWFNQSAPVQFVFSAMSGGVAFLFFTGVIMFRVMRPGLVKDEILYDVARLSGGITLLLTYLRLWDWAVTYYYSFDVNIALQTEALNAVAPYSSTFWIGQILLPIIAGAAMFSAKSIKSFRYLMVFSLFPMAATVLTRWNYNFAGLIAMPTYDPYTPIIRVSSYIPTWPEFAVASLVVSYWLLAFSFAARYLPFKGPDTAH is encoded by the coding sequence ATGCAAACAGACATTCACATTCCCAGGTTTCGGTTCGGCAAGAAAAGCGTGGATATCTTCCCATACTGGATCGGGCTCCTCACATTGGGGATTTTGTTCGGAATGTACGGCGCGTTCGTTGTTCTACGAGACGGGTTGGATGTCACAGGTTTGACGAATAAAGTCCCGTGGGGGTTATGGGTTGTGATGGACCTAGCCTCGATCTCGCTGGGCGGTTCCGCTTTTGTGTTTGGGGTGATCGTCTACCTTATGAAGCTCAAACGGTTTGAAATCGTGGCAAAACTGGCTGTGCTTCTCGGCTTCCTGGGGTATACCACCGCCGGCATGGTCATCTGGTTCGACCTGGGTCAGCCGTTCCGCTTTTGGCACCCAATGGTGTTCTGGCAACCCCACTCCCTGCTTTGGGAAATCACCATGTGCGTGATCTTATACCTTGGCGTTCTCTCAGCGGAGATTTTGCCGGTGGTCGTTGAACATTCATTTTTCTACGAGCATTCCTTACATAAGCGATATCCGATCGTCAAGAAACTTGTGGAGCTTGCAAAAAAACTCGCGCACTGGCTTCACAAACTGGTGCCTGTCCTTGCCGTGGTCGGGTTGACGCTTTCCCTGCTCCATCAGGCATCGCTCGGCGCATACTACTCCGTGCTCAACGGACGCGGGGTGTGGTTCAACCAAAGCGCCCCCGTTCAATTCGTATTTTCCGCCATGAGCGGCGGGGTCGCATTCCTGTTTTTCACGGGCGTGATCATGTTCCGCGTGATGCGCCCGGGGTTGGTCAAGGATGAAATTCTTTATGACGTTGCGCGTCTCTCCGGCGGAATAACCTTGTTGCTCACTTACCTGCGCCTGTGGGATTGGGCGGTCACCTATTACTATTCATTCGACGTGAACATCGCCCTGCAAACCGAAGCATTGAATGCCGTCGCGCCGTATTCATCGACGTTTTGGATCGGGCAAATTCTGCTTCCGATCATTGCCGGCGCGGCGATGTTCTCGGCGAAATCAATTAAAAGCTTCCGATACCTGATGGTGTTTTCGCTCTTCCCCATGGCGGCAACTGTTCTCACTCGTTGGAATTATAATTTTGCCGGGTTGATCGCCATGCCCACGTATGATCCTTACACGCCGATCATCCGCGTCAGTTCTTATATCCCAACCTGGCCCGAATTTGCCGTTGCCAGCTTGGTCGTCAGTTACTGGCTGTTGGCATTCAGTTTTGCCGCGCGCTATTTGCCTTTCAAAGGGCCCGATACCGCGCATTAA
- a CDS encoding 4Fe-4S dicluster domain-containing protein gives MTEHDDKITSDEEENKTSRRDFLKLAGAMAGAAALTQLPMARKLSAARASSGGEGTGHQWGMLIDINLCIGCQYCTFACNAVNNLADDMRYCVVTTETTRSGEEFFLSRPCMHCDEAPCVQACPVAATRKRPDGIVEMDYDRCIGCRYCMVACPYDARVFNWKEPIELSPQSPTFGYQEVPNRPRGVVEKCTFCSHRIDAGLERGLVPGVDHQATPACVVACPTNARIFGDMNDATSPISVALAEATVTLRLREELSTEPRVYYIPPESHTDNPFQGN, from the coding sequence ATGACCGAGCATGACGATAAAATAACTTCCGATGAGGAAGAGAACAAAACCTCGCGCCGAGATTTTCTCAAACTGGCGGGAGCAATGGCGGGAGCCGCCGCGCTGACCCAACTTCCCATGGCGAGAAAGCTGTCCGCCGCGCGCGCCTCCAGCGGCGGAGAAGGAACCGGTCATCAATGGGGAATGCTCATCGATATCAACCTGTGCATCGGTTGCCAATATTGCACTTTTGCGTGTAACGCGGTCAACAATCTCGCAGACGATATGCGTTACTGCGTGGTCACCACTGAAACCACGCGATCTGGCGAAGAATTCTTCCTCTCCCGCCCATGCATGCATTGCGACGAAGCCCCCTGCGTGCAAGCCTGTCCTGTAGCGGCGACGCGCAAGCGCCCAGACGGAATTGTGGAAATGGATTACGACCGTTGCATCGGATGCAGATACTGCATGGTCGCCTGTCCATACGATGCGCGCGTGTTCAATTGGAAGGAGCCGATCGAACTCAGCCCGCAATCTCCCACGTTCGGTTATCAAGAAGTTCCCAACCGTCCTCGCGGCGTGGTGGAGAAATGCACTTTCTGCTCGCATCGCATCGATGCGGGATTGGAGCGAGGGCTCGTCCCCGGCGTCGACCATCAAGCGACTCCTGCCTGCGTGGTTGCCTGCCCCACCAACGCGCGCATCTTTGGCGATATGAACGACGCGACCAGCCCAATCTCAGTCGCCCTGGCGGAAGCAACGGTCACTCTGCGCCTGCGGGAGGAACTCAGCACAGAGCCGCGTGTGTATTACATCCCGCCCGAATCGCATACGGATAATCCCTTCCAAGGAAACTAG
- a CDS encoding cytochrome c3 family protein, translating into MKPTPYFFLFAGAFALFVTLAALVFVPSQSVSAVEPAMQSPNECLECHDLAYNLWEHSPHREANVSCTVCHKIADTSGTHPDTAKFTIEKENDTCIVCHSNVTEKDVAGQMAISQHGQMGLSCVSCHEQHSQGMKLAEGSNTVCENCHKDEMDSTLESTHFAAGLTCENCHMGRENDHTMVVSVASCETCHNNLHEAKLIRDAGLEIKALGNSEAPVDATPPAPATTAEESSEPVKGGVALPNWVYVLGGFIFGGVIAWALIGKEPGKPSPSE; encoded by the coding sequence ATGAAACCAACCCCATACTTTTTTTTATTTGCCGGCGCGTTTGCTCTGTTTGTCACGCTCGCCGCGTTGGTTTTTGTTCCATCCCAGAGCGTCTCTGCGGTAGAGCCGGCAATGCAAAGCCCGAACGAATGCCTGGAATGCCACGATCTGGCGTACAACCTATGGGAACATAGCCCGCACCGCGAGGCAAATGTCAGTTGTACGGTCTGCCATAAAATTGCCGATACGTCGGGTACACACCCCGACACGGCAAAATTCACGATCGAGAAAGAAAACGACACATGCATCGTCTGTCACTCGAACGTAACCGAAAAGGATGTTGCCGGGCAAATGGCGATCAGCCAACACGGTCAAATGGGTTTGAGTTGTGTCAGTTGTCATGAACAACATTCACAAGGCATGAAACTCGCCGAGGGATCGAATACCGTGTGCGAGAACTGCCACAAAGACGAAATGGACAGCACGCTCGAATCGACGCACTTCGCGGCAGGCTTGACCTGCGAAAACTGCCACATGGGAAGGGAAAACGATCACACCATGGTCGTCTCGGTCGCCTCTTGCGAAACGTGCCATAACAACCTCCATGAGGCAAAATTGATCCGCGATGCGGGGCTTGAAATCAAGGCGCTAGGGAACAGCGAAGCCCCGGTCGACGCCACCCCTCCCGCGCCTGCCACAACGGCGGAAGAGTCGTCAGAACCCGTAAAGGGCGGCGTGGCGTTGCCTAACTGGGTGTACGTGTTAGGCGGGTTCATCTTTGGCGGCGTGATCGCCTGGGCGCTCATCGGCAAAGAACCGGGCAAGCCATCCCCCTCCGAATAA